The Halanaerobium praevalens DSM 2228 genome contains a region encoding:
- a CDS encoding THUMP domain-containing class I SAM-dependent RNA methyltransferase, with protein MQKIEIMATSTFGMEALVKKEVKKLGYEITEVKNGRVTFIGDLEAIARANLWLRTAERVLVKIGEFKARDFDQLYEGVKALDWPQWLPENAEFPVSAKSIDSKLSSVPTCQSVTKKAVVDNLKAEYGISWFDEDGPLYPIELALYKDRAILTIDSSGSGLHKRGYRELSVTAPIQETIAAGLVYLSRWDQDRILIDPFCGSGTILIEAAMMAKNQAPGLKRKFNSEKWPIFKDFEWPRARVEAKKAKKINVEPRLIMGYDYDPEAISIARYHAQQAGVEEIIHFQEQDFKEFSTNRKYGYVITNPPYGERMGEKEEVEDLYKLMGEKFLELETWSYYIITSHSKFEKVFGKEASKRRKLYNGGVETQYYQYYGPWPPKN; from the coding sequence TTGCAAAAGATAGAAATTATGGCAACAAGTACTTTTGGTATGGAAGCCTTAGTCAAAAAAGAAGTAAAAAAATTGGGATATGAAATTACCGAAGTGAAAAATGGAAGAGTTACTTTTATCGGTGATTTGGAAGCAATAGCAAGGGCAAATTTATGGTTAAGAACAGCTGAAAGAGTTCTAGTTAAAATTGGAGAGTTTAAAGCCAGAGACTTTGATCAGCTTTATGAGGGAGTTAAAGCTTTAGATTGGCCGCAGTGGTTACCTGAAAATGCAGAATTTCCAGTTAGTGCTAAATCGATCGATTCTAAATTAAGTAGTGTTCCAACTTGTCAATCTGTTACTAAAAAGGCAGTTGTTGATAATTTAAAAGCAGAATATGGAATTAGTTGGTTTGATGAAGATGGCCCACTTTATCCAATTGAACTTGCTTTATATAAGGATAGGGCCATTTTGACTATTGATAGTTCAGGTAGTGGACTGCATAAAAGAGGCTATAGAGAATTATCAGTTACTGCACCTATCCAAGAAACTATAGCAGCTGGTCTTGTTTATTTAAGTCGTTGGGATCAAGATAGAATTTTAATTGATCCTTTTTGTGGTTCAGGTACTATTTTAATTGAAGCAGCTATGATGGCTAAAAATCAGGCTCCAGGTTTAAAAAGAAAATTTAATTCTGAAAAATGGCCTATTTTTAAGGACTTTGAATGGCCCCGGGCGCGTGTAGAAGCTAAAAAAGCTAAAAAAATCAATGTTGAGCCTCGCTTAATTATGGGTTATGATTATGATCCAGAAGCAATAAGCATTGCACGTTACCATGCCCAACAAGCAGGAGTAGAAGAAATTATTCATTTTCAAGAACAAGATTTTAAAGAGTTCTCTACTAATCGAAAATATGGTTATGTGATTACTAATCCTCCTTATGGAGAGAGAATGGGAGAAAAAGAAGAAGTAGAGGATTTATATAAATTAATGGGAGAAAAGTTTTTAGAATTAGAAACTTGGTCTTATTATATTATTACTTCTCACTCTAAATTTGAAAAAGTATTTGGTAAAGAAGCAAGTAAAAGAAGGAAGCTTTATAATGGGGGAGTAGAAACTCAGTATTATCAATATTATGGACCTTGGCCACCAAAGAATTAG
- a CDS encoding DMT family transporter produces MFRLREYFPYLAGLTFSLVFGFSFLFIKEGLELMTPFHLLGFRFAIAFLCLSLLRLLGLIEINLKNKNLKKLFLLSLFQPGIYFIFETTGMLYTNSSEAGMMIALTPIAVTILAIFILNEKPSIKQSFFIVLSVIGVFFIIFNRGTSNIEGNYLGLILLGVAVIAAAFYNIISRQLSLEFKPVEITYVMMGFGALLFNSVALFRQGFALESYFSLLANKSVLISVIYLGVFSSVVAFFMMNYTLSKITAAESAVFANLTTVVSIFAGVVFRNESFFKFQLVGAILIIIGVWGTNYFAKAVIKKGEDIYEKV; encoded by the coding sequence ATGTTTAGACTAAGAGAGTATTTTCCTTATTTAGCTGGTTTAACTTTCAGTTTAGTTTTTGGATTTTCATTTTTATTCATCAAGGAGGGATTGGAGTTAATGACTCCATTCCACTTACTTGGTTTTCGTTTTGCTATAGCATTTTTGTGTTTAAGCTTATTAAGACTCTTAGGCTTAATAGAAATTAATTTAAAAAACAAGAATTTAAAAAAATTGTTTTTATTATCTTTATTTCAACCAGGTATTTATTTTATCTTTGAAACTACTGGTATGTTATATACTAATTCTTCTGAAGCAGGAATGATGATTGCTTTAACTCCAATTGCAGTAACCATTTTAGCTATTTTTATTTTAAATGAAAAACCGAGTATCAAGCAGAGTTTTTTTATAGTTTTATCAGTTATTGGAGTTTTTTTTATTATTTTCAATCGAGGTACAAGTAATATTGAAGGAAATTATTTAGGTTTAATTTTATTAGGAGTAGCTGTTATTGCAGCTGCTTTTTATAATATTATTTCTAGACAGTTATCATTAGAGTTTAAACCTGTAGAAATTACATATGTGATGATGGGCTTTGGTGCTTTATTATTTAATAGTGTGGCTCTTTTTAGACAAGGTTTTGCTTTAGAAAGTTATTTTAGTTTGTTGGCAAATAAGAGTGTTTTAATTTCAGTAATTTATTTAGGAGTTTTTTCTTCAGTAGTTGCTTTTTTTATGATGAATTATACTCTTTCTAAGATTACTGCTGCTGAATCGGCAGTTTTTGCTAATTTAACAACAGTTGTTTCAATATTTGCTGGAGTAGTATTTAGAAATGAATCATTTTTTAAATTCCAACTAGTAGGAGCTATTTTAATAATAATTGGAGTCTGGGGAACAAACTATTTTGCTAAGGCTGTAATTAAGAAAGGAGAAGATATATATGAGAAAGTATAA
- a CDS encoding aspartate-semialdehyde dehydrogenase gives MRKYNLAVVGATGLVGREILKILVERDFPIKKIKVIASENSAGKKIEFKDQKLEVITATKGVFKEIDIALFSAGTEVAKKLAPQAKKEGAIVIDNSNAFRMDKKIPLVVPEVNAVDLKIHQKIIANPNCSTIQMVMLLKPLAQKYGLKRVVVNTYQAVSGAGKKAVDEMLEQTKAYLKEEKIENKHFKHQIAFNAIPQIDTFMDNDYTKEEMKMINETRKILAKPKLAITATCVRIPVIFGHGEVLNIELKSSYKIEALKSLIKKSPNIELIDDPLNYRYPLQTDTETNDNVLVGRVRRDNSLKNGINLWLTANNLRKGAALNAVQIAENLITNNLV, from the coding sequence ATGAGAAAGTATAATCTAGCAGTAGTAGGAGCTACTGGTCTAGTAGGAAGAGAAATACTTAAAATTTTAGTAGAAAGAGATTTTCCTATTAAAAAAATTAAAGTAATTGCCTCTGAAAATTCAGCTGGCAAGAAAATAGAATTTAAAGATCAAAAGTTAGAAGTTATAACTGCAACTAAGGGGGTTTTTAAAGAAATAGATATTGCTTTATTTTCTGCAGGCACTGAAGTAGCTAAAAAGTTAGCTCCTCAAGCTAAGAAAGAGGGAGCTATAGTAATAGACAATAGCAATGCTTTTAGAATGGATAAAAAAATACCTTTAGTAGTCCCAGAAGTAAATGCAGTTGATTTAAAAATTCATCAAAAAATTATTGCTAATCCTAATTGTTCTACTATCCAAATGGTAATGCTTTTAAAACCACTTGCCCAAAAATATGGTTTAAAAAGAGTAGTTGTTAATACTTATCAAGCTGTTTCAGGAGCTGGAAAAAAAGCGGTTGATGAAATGTTAGAGCAAACAAAAGCTTATTTGAAAGAAGAAAAAATAGAAAATAAACATTTTAAACATCAAATTGCTTTTAATGCTATTCCACAAATAGATACTTTTATGGATAATGATTATACTAAAGAAGAAATGAAAATGATAAATGAAACTCGTAAAATATTAGCAAAACCTAAATTAGCTATTACAGCTACTTGTGTTCGGATACCTGTTATTTTTGGGCATGGAGAAGTATTAAATATTGAATTAAAAAGTTCTTATAAAATTGAAGCTCTAAAATCTTTAATTAAAAAAAGCCCTAATATAGAGTTAATAGATGATCCACTTAATTATAGATATCCTCTACAGACTGATACTGAAACTAATGATAATGTATTAGTGGGTAGAGTAAGGAGAGATAATTCTTTAAAAAATGGGATAAATTTATGGTTAACAGCAAATAATTTACGTAAGGGAGCTGCCTTAAATGCAGTTCAAATTGCAGAAAATTTAATCACTAACAATTTAGTGTAA
- a CDS encoding ribonuclease J, with translation MKDNNKIKDVSMTTLGGVGEIGKNMWVLEIGDEMLIIDSGVKFPENDLLGIDLVIPDFDYVIKNKDKINGIVLTHGHLDHIGALPYLLKEINAPIYGTKLTLGLLEGNLKEHRLLKDTRLKVVNSGKKYQVGSFEVEFIRVNHSIADTCALAIHTPLGPIVYASDFKFDQTPIDGQVADFHKLAELGDSEEGVLALFSDSTNVEREGYTLSEKVVGETVEEIFRGARERIIVATFASNIHRVQQIVDAAFKYNRKIAFTGRSMINNVDIARRLGYLQVPDDMIVDIRDCSDLPDSKVTLLTTGSQGEPYAALTRMARGDHYHINIKKGDTVMISASAIPGNEKFVGQTINKLYRRGANVIYEDVSGVHVSGHASQEELKLMLNLVKPKYFVPVHGEYRHLYKHADLAEKNGIPKDNIYIADVGDKINFSEDKVSKAEKIQSGDVLIDGLGIGDVGNIVLRDRKLLSEDGIIIVVVTIDKHGNILVGPDIITRGFVYIRESEELIESATKRVERALKDCEENNVTEWSVLKDTIRKSLNNYIYQKIKRNPMILPVIMEV, from the coding sequence ATGAAGGATAACAATAAAATAAAAGATGTTTCAATGACTACACTTGGTGGAGTCGGAGAAATTGGAAAGAACATGTGGGTTCTGGAAATTGGTGACGAAATGTTGATAATTGATTCGGGAGTTAAATTTCCAGAAAATGATTTACTTGGAATAGACTTAGTAATTCCTGATTTTGATTATGTGATTAAAAACAAGGACAAGATTAATGGGATTGTATTAACACATGGTCATTTAGATCATATAGGGGCTTTACCATATTTGCTAAAAGAAATTAATGCTCCAATTTATGGTACTAAATTGACTTTAGGACTTTTGGAAGGTAATTTAAAAGAACATCGTTTGCTCAAAGATACTAGATTAAAAGTAGTAAACTCCGGTAAAAAATATCAAGTTGGTAGTTTCGAGGTTGAGTTTATAAGGGTTAATCATAGTATAGCTGATACTTGTGCACTTGCTATTCATACACCTTTAGGACCTATTGTTTATGCCAGTGACTTTAAGTTTGATCAAACTCCTATTGATGGACAAGTTGCTGATTTTCATAAATTAGCAGAATTAGGAGATAGTGAAGAAGGGGTGCTGGCCCTTTTTTCAGATAGTACTAATGTTGAGCGTGAGGGATACACACTATCAGAAAAAGTTGTAGGAGAAACAGTAGAAGAAATATTTAGAGGTGCTCGGGAAAGAATAATTGTGGCAACTTTTGCTTCAAATATTCATCGAGTTCAGCAAATTGTCGATGCTGCTTTTAAATATAATCGGAAAATAGCCTTTACTGGTAGAAGTATGATTAATAATGTAGATATAGCTCGTCGTTTAGGTTATTTACAAGTTCCAGATGATATGATAGTAGATATTAGAGATTGTTCTGATTTACCTGATAGCAAAGTTACTCTACTAACAACTGGAAGTCAAGGTGAACCTTATGCAGCTTTAACTAGGATGGCCCGGGGAGACCATTATCATATTAATATTAAAAAGGGAGATACAGTTATGATCTCTGCTTCTGCAATCCCTGGTAATGAAAAATTTGTAGGTCAAACTATTAATAAACTTTATCGTCGAGGCGCAAATGTAATTTATGAAGATGTTTCTGGAGTTCATGTCTCAGGTCATGCAAGTCAAGAAGAATTAAAATTAATGCTTAATCTGGTAAAACCTAAGTACTTTGTTCCAGTGCATGGTGAATATAGACACTTATATAAACATGCAGATTTAGCAGAGAAAAATGGTATACCTAAAGATAATATATATATAGCTGATGTCGGAGACAAGATTAATTTTTCTGAAGACAAAGTTTCTAAAGCAGAAAAAATTCAATCAGGTGATGTCTTAATTGATGGTCTTGGCATTGGTGATGTCGGAAATATTGTTTTAAGAGATAGAAAATTACTTTCTGAAGATGGAATTATTATAGTTGTAGTTACAATTGATAAACATGGTAATATTTTAGTAGGTCCAGATATCATTACTAGAGGTTTTGTTTATATTAGAGAATCTGAAGAATTAATTGAATCTGCAACAAAGCGAGTAGAAAGAGCTTTAAAAGACTGTGAAGAAAATAATGTGACAGAATGGTCAGTTCTTAAAGATACTATTCGGAAATCACTTAATAATTACATTTATCAAAAAATAAAGAGAAATCCAATGATTTTACCTGTAATTATGGAAGTATAG
- a CDS encoding undecaprenyl-diphosphate phosphatase yields the protein MNSLQAIFLGIIQGLTEFIPVSSSGHLVIAQSFLNIKEDQILFNVILHIGTLIPIFIVFKQDIKDMILFKKEKRKEIIYILLAIIPTGIIGVLFEDFFAELFSNSYLTALMLILTGLILYITEKIESGTKEVEDLKFWQPFLVGLAQAGAIIPGISRSGTTIAASLFQGLNREAAARFSFLMSVPVIGGAGLLQFLNVLEKGSFELEIKIVILGFLAASISGYLAIKILLKVLAEKKLNYFSYYCWILAILVILLNLLK from the coding sequence TTGAATAGTTTGCAAGCTATATTTTTGGGTATAATTCAGGGTTTAACAGAATTTATACCAGTTAGCAGTTCAGGTCATCTAGTTATTGCTCAATCTTTTTTAAATATTAAAGAAGATCAGATTTTATTTAATGTTATTTTACATATTGGAACTTTAATTCCTATTTTTATTGTTTTTAAGCAAGATATTAAAGATATGATTTTATTTAAAAAAGAAAAGAGAAAAGAAATTATCTATATCTTATTAGCTATTATTCCAACTGGTATAATTGGAGTTTTATTTGAAGATTTTTTTGCGGAATTGTTTTCTAATTCTTATTTAACAGCTCTAATGTTAATTTTAACTGGTTTAATATTATATATTACAGAAAAAATAGAAAGTGGAACTAAAGAAGTAGAAGATTTAAAATTTTGGCAGCCTTTCTTAGTTGGTTTAGCTCAGGCAGGAGCAATTATTCCAGGTATTTCCCGTTCCGGAACTACAATAGCTGCCTCTTTATTTCAAGGTTTAAATAGAGAAGCTGCTGCTAGGTTTTCTTTTTTAATGTCTGTACCTGTTATTGGAGGAGCTGGCTTATTACAATTTTTAAATGTTTTAGAAAAAGGATCTTTTGAGCTTGAAATTAAAATTGTAATTTTAGGTTTTTTAGCAGCTTCGATTTCGGGTTATTTAGCTATTAAAATTTTATTAAAAGTTTTAGCAGAGAAAAAACTAAATTATTTTAGTTATTATTGCTGGATTTTAGCTATTTTAGTAATTTTACTTAATTTACTTAAATAA
- a CDS encoding FtsK/SpoIIIE family DNA translocase, translating into MSNKKNDSQIEKRKNEILGLFLITFAAISYLAIFSNSAGLLGNYLSNAYYFLVGSGSYFFPLLFIYWGIQFIRSREIKFSSRFGGLLIAFTAIISIINLSKGVQKPLVINFNTAGGIIGNTISYFLAELFAVNGAYIILSVILLIGLLLLFDLFLHNIFSKVKIKIKAIKENSLNFKEEFKSFFANLSFDKFNFLNKIKEKAKNKKQEKKEVKKEPKKDKEKDKEKDDSQKDKQAQIIEDKTPPQKTVKAKKESTNNNSNNDKSVKTKRNNFKAKPKEVKEDFDISKDQSKNVNDQGRKYGDYTFPGISLLNNSGKKKVKLANKSELLEETLNSFGVEAKVINVNHGPTITRYEIQPATGVKVSKIVNLSDDISLALAARDVRIEAPIPGKAAVGIEVPHGNNITVSFRDVIVSEEFQNAEDKLTLALGKGIDGDTAVFNLAKMPHLLVAGATGSGKSVCINTLISSILYRATPAEVKLLLVDPKKVELNIYQGLPHLITPVVTDPQKAANVLKLVVEEMENRYDLFSETGSRGIESYNKQVEDPEAKMPYIVVIIDELSDLMMVAANEVEDNICRLAQMSRAAGIHLIIATQRPSVDVITGLIKANIPSRISFAVSSATDSRTILDMGGAEKLLGKGDMLFSPVGMQKPQRIQGSFLTDQEISEITSFVKSQATADYKIEKDDIKEVELSIDDEQDELYEEAVKLVVKYRASISMLQRRLHIGHSRAARLIDSMEEDGIVGPYAGSKPREVLVEESDLEAVLNGESSDETEKSEVKNLDKKIEL; encoded by the coding sequence ATGAGCAACAAAAAAAATGATTCCCAAATAGAAAAAAGAAAAAATGAAATCTTGGGTTTATTTTTAATCACCTTTGCTGCAATTAGTTATTTAGCAATATTTAGTAATTCAGCAGGGCTTTTGGGAAATTACTTAAGTAATGCTTATTATTTTTTAGTAGGTAGTGGTAGTTATTTTTTTCCACTTTTATTTATTTATTGGGGAATTCAATTTATTCGCTCTCGAGAAATAAAGTTTTCAAGTAGATTTGGTGGTCTTTTAATTGCTTTTACTGCAATCATTTCAATAATTAACTTAAGTAAAGGTGTTCAAAAGCCTTTAGTTATTAATTTTAATACAGCTGGGGGTATTATTGGTAATACTATTAGTTATTTTTTAGCCGAATTATTTGCTGTTAATGGAGCTTATATTATTCTTTCTGTTATATTATTGATTGGTCTGCTTTTATTATTTGATTTATTTTTACATAATATTTTTAGTAAAGTAAAAATTAAAATTAAAGCAATCAAAGAAAATAGCTTAAATTTTAAAGAAGAATTTAAATCATTTTTTGCTAATTTATCTTTTGATAAATTTAATTTTTTAAATAAAATAAAAGAAAAGGCAAAGAATAAAAAACAAGAAAAAAAAGAGGTTAAAAAAGAACCAAAAAAAGATAAAGAAAAAGATAAAGAAAAAGATGATTCTCAAAAAGATAAGCAAGCTCAAATCATTGAAGATAAAACTCCACCCCAAAAAACAGTTAAAGCTAAAAAAGAGTCTACTAATAATAATTCAAATAATGATAAATCAGTTAAAACAAAAAGAAATAATTTTAAAGCTAAACCTAAAGAAGTAAAAGAAGATTTTGATATTAGCAAAGATCAATCGAAAAATGTCAATGATCAAGGTAGAAAATATGGTGATTACACTTTTCCTGGTATCTCTCTTTTAAATAATTCTGGAAAAAAGAAAGTTAAATTAGCTAATAAAAGTGAATTATTAGAGGAAACTCTGAATAGTTTTGGAGTTGAAGCTAAAGTGATTAATGTTAATCATGGACCAACAATTACTCGCTATGAAATTCAACCTGCAACTGGAGTTAAAGTGAGTAAAATTGTTAATTTATCTGATGATATATCTTTAGCTTTAGCAGCCAGAGATGTAAGAATTGAAGCTCCAATCCCAGGTAAAGCTGCTGTAGGAATTGAAGTTCCACATGGTAATAATATTACTGTTTCATTTAGGGATGTAATTGTTTCAGAAGAATTTCAAAATGCGGAAGATAAATTAACCTTAGCTTTAGGCAAAGGAATAGATGGTGATACTGCAGTCTTTAACTTAGCCAAAATGCCTCATTTATTAGTTGCTGGTGCTACTGGATCTGGAAAAAGTGTTTGTATTAACACTTTAATTAGTAGTATCTTATATAGAGCAACACCTGCAGAAGTAAAATTATTATTAGTTGATCCCAAAAAAGTAGAATTAAATATTTATCAAGGCTTACCTCATTTAATTACACCTGTAGTTACTGATCCTCAAAAAGCTGCTAATGTACTGAAATTAGTAGTAGAAGAAATGGAAAATAGATATGATCTTTTTTCAGAAACAGGAAGCAGAGGTATAGAATCTTATAATAAGCAAGTAGAAGATCCAGAAGCTAAAATGCCTTATATAGTTGTAATTATTGATGAATTATCAGATTTAATGATGGTTGCTGCAAATGAGGTAGAAGATAACATTTGTCGTTTAGCTCAGATGTCAAGAGCTGCTGGTATCCATTTAATAATTGCTACTCAAAGACCATCTGTAGATGTAATTACTGGTTTAATTAAAGCTAATATTCCAAGTCGCATTTCTTTTGCAGTTTCCTCAGCTACAGATTCTCGTACTATTTTAGATATGGGTGGAGCTGAAAAATTATTAGGTAAAGGAGATATGCTTTTTTCCCCAGTTGGAATGCAAAAACCTCAAAGAATCCAGGGATCTTTTTTAACTGATCAAGAAATATCGGAAATAACTTCTTTTGTTAAAAGTCAAGCAACTGCTGACTATAAGATTGAAAAAGATGATATTAAAGAGGTAGAATTATCAATTGATGATGAACAAGATGAATTATACGAGGAAGCAGTCAAGTTAGTTGTTAAATATCGTGCTTCAATATCTATGCTGCAGAGAAGACTACATATTGGTCATTCTCGAGCAGCGAGATTAATTGATTCAATGGAAGAAGATGGAATTGTTGGTCCATATGCTGGTAGTAAACCTCGAGAAGTTTTAGTAGAAGAAAGTGATTTAGAAGCAGTTCTTAATGGTGAAAGCTCAGATGAAACTGAAAAATCTGAAGTCAAAAATCTTGACAAAAAAATTGAATTGTGA
- a CDS encoding GntR family transcriptional regulator: MDFLKQDKRPLYLKIKEHIENLIEQEIYKAGDKLPSETTFAKKLDVSRASLREALRVLEKEGKIIKSQGVGTFVSKPIPRFKKGIEELFSVTDTIKNEGFTPGTKGLDIKKEQADKSLAAKMKLKKNKKILKIERIRTADEKPVVFCIDYLNHNLFPIDSESDFKHSIFDLLENKYNLNIKYAFAEIIPVTANHLLIDKLNVKKNAPILCLEQMHYDNQERLFLFSKNYFRSDQFQFKVLRKR; this comes from the coding sequence GTGGACTTTTTAAAACAAGATAAAAGACCTTTATACTTAAAAATTAAAGAACATATTGAAAATTTAATTGAACAAGAAATTTATAAAGCTGGTGATAAACTCCCCTCTGAAACTACTTTTGCCAAAAAATTAGATGTAAGCAGAGCCAGTTTAAGAGAAGCTCTGAGGGTTTTAGAAAAAGAAGGAAAAATTATTAAAAGTCAAGGTGTTGGAACTTTTGTTTCAAAACCTATTCCTCGTTTTAAAAAAGGAATTGAAGAATTATTTAGTGTAACTGATACCATAAAAAATGAAGGTTTTACACCTGGGACGAAAGGCTTAGATATAAAAAAAGAGCAAGCAGATAAATCTTTAGCTGCCAAAATGAAGCTCAAAAAAAATAAAAAGATTTTAAAAATCGAGAGAATTAGAACAGCGGATGAGAAACCCGTAGTTTTTTGTATTGATTATTTAAATCATAATTTATTTCCAATTGATAGTGAGTCTGATTTTAAACATTCTATTTTTGATTTATTAGAAAACAAATATAATTTAAATATTAAATATGCTTTTGCAGAAATAATTCCTGTAACAGCAAATCATTTATTAATAGATAAACTTAATGTTAAAAAAAATGCTCCGATTCTTTGTTTAGAGCAAATGCATTATGATAATCAAGAAAGACTTTTTCTCTTTTCTAAGAACTATTTTAGAAGTGATCAATTTCAATTTAAGGTTTTAAGAAAAAGATAA
- a CDS encoding BMP family lipoprotein → MKKVLSLLIVLAFVMMVTFAAVPAAAQNTRVGIVLSTGGLGDLSFNDSAYRGLQRAERELGIDFQYIEPSDPSEDETALRRFANRGFDLIIGVGFQMSDTLETVSYDYPNVKFSHIDQDFGEDIPDNIVSLNFAEWEGSFLAGALAALVSDTNVVGYVGGVDSALIQRFEGGFYQGAKYINPDIEVERRYADSFGDPARGREIALGMIDDGADVIYHAAGGTGSGVFQAAGEEDIYAIGVDSNQNYVEPGHVIASMVKKVDNAVFNIAKAVDEGTYEGGENLYFTLEDGGVMLTSLTEIEQPVLDAHKNGTIDDQDLETIKEMKAEVTSPYAERINEIKEKIINGEIEVENWGITGRPEALE, encoded by the coding sequence TTGAAAAAAGTTTTAAGTTTATTAATTGTATTAGCTTTTGTGATGATGGTGACATTTGCAGCAGTTCCAGCAGCTGCTCAAAACACTAGGGTGGGTATTGTTTTATCTACAGGTGGACTTGGAGATTTATCTTTTAATGATTCAGCTTACCGAGGACTACAGAGAGCAGAAAGAGAGTTGGGAATTGATTTTCAGTATATAGAACCTTCCGATCCTTCTGAAGATGAAACAGCTCTAAGAAGATTTGCCAATAGAGGTTTTGATTTGATTATTGGTGTAGGTTTCCAAATGTCTGATACTTTAGAAACTGTTTCTTATGATTATCCTAATGTTAAGTTCTCTCATATCGATCAAGATTTTGGTGAAGATATACCCGATAATATTGTTTCTCTAAATTTTGCTGAATGGGAAGGTTCTTTCCTTGCAGGTGCTTTAGCAGCTTTAGTTAGTGATACTAATGTTGTTGGTTATGTAGGTGGAGTTGATTCAGCTTTAATTCAGAGATTTGAAGGTGGATTTTACCAAGGTGCTAAGTATATCAACCCTGATATTGAAGTAGAAAGAAGATATGCTGATTCTTTTGGAGATCCAGCTAGAGGTCGTGAAATTGCTTTAGGTATGATTGATGATGGAGCAGATGTTATTTATCATGCAGCTGGAGGTACTGGAAGTGGAGTTTTCCAAGCAGCTGGTGAAGAAGATATTTATGCAATTGGTGTTGACTCAAACCAAAACTATGTTGAACCAGGTCATGTAATTGCTAGTATGGTTAAAAAAGTTGATAATGCAGTATTCAATATTGCTAAAGCTGTAGATGAGGGTACTTATGAAGGTGGAGAAAACCTTTACTTTACTCTTGAAGATGGTGGAGTTATGTTAACAAGCTTAACTGAGATTGAACAGCCTGTATTAGATGCTCATAAAAATGGAACTATTGATGACCAAGATTTAGAAACTATTAAAGAAATGAAGGCAGAAGTTACTTCCCCATATGCTGAGCGTATTAATGAAATTAAAGAAAAAATTATTAATGGCGAAATTGAAGTTGAAAACTGGGGAATTACAGGCAGACCTGAAGCTTTAGAATAA